The Falco naumanni isolate bFalNau1 chromosome 1, bFalNau1.pat, whole genome shotgun sequence genome window below encodes:
- the REEP1 gene encoding receptor expression-enhancing protein 1 isoform X8 — translation MVSWIISRLVVLIFGTLYPAYYSYKAVKSKDIKEYVKWMMYWIIFALFTTAETFTDIFLCWFPFYYELKIAFVAWLLSPYTKGSSLLYRKFVHPTLSSKEKEIDDCLVQAKDRSYDALVHFGKRGLNVAATAAVMAASKVSQLLHLHLYLDQEKRQGQGALSERLRSFSMQDLSTIRGDSSSTVPTSVTVRTSSKQSQPKTSRSASEGTGSSAAITGV, via the exons gcttaTATTTGGCACTCTTTACCCCGCATATTATTCTTACAAAGCCGTGAAATCAAAGGACATCAAAGAATAT GTCAAATGGATGATGTACTGGATCATATTTGCGCTCTTCACGACAGCAGAGACTTTCACGGATATCTTTCTTTGCTG gttTCCATTCTACTATGAACTCAAAATAGCTTTTGTAGCTTGGCTGCTGTCTCCATACACAAAAGGCTCCAGCCTCCTGTACAGGAAATTTGTTCATCCAACACtgtcttcaaaagaaaag GAGATCGATGACTGCCTCGTCCAGGCAAAAGACCGGAGCTATGATGCCCTTGTGCACTTTGGGAAGCGGGGGCTGAACGTCGCAGCCACGGCAGCCGTCATGGCAGCTTCAAAG GTCTCTCAGCTACTTCATTTACACTTGTATTTGGACCAGGAAAAACGGCAG GGACAGGGGGCCCTGTCTGAAAGATTGAGGAGCTTTAGCATGCAGGATCTCTCGACGATTCgtggagacagcagcagcactgttcCTACTTCAGTCACTGTACGAACAAGTAGCAAACAGAGCCAGCCAAAAACATCCAGAAGTGCATCAGAAGGCACTGGCAGCTCAG
- the REEP1 gene encoding receptor expression-enhancing protein 1 isoform X5, giving the protein MVSWIISRLVVLIFGTLYPAYYSYKAVKSKDIKEYVKWMMYWIIFALFTTAETFTDIFLCWFPFYYELKIAFVAWLLSPYTKGSSLLYRKFVHPTLSSKEKEIDDCLVQAKDRSYDALVHFGKRGLNVAATAAVMAASKVSQLLHLHLYLDQEKRQGQGALSERLRSFSMQDLSTIRGDSSSTVPTSVTVRTSSKQSQPKTSRSASEGTGSSGASTPTHFPASSIHTSLLQFSASAALGVTA; this is encoded by the exons gcttaTATTTGGCACTCTTTACCCCGCATATTATTCTTACAAAGCCGTGAAATCAAAGGACATCAAAGAATAT GTCAAATGGATGATGTACTGGATCATATTTGCGCTCTTCACGACAGCAGAGACTTTCACGGATATCTTTCTTTGCTG gttTCCATTCTACTATGAACTCAAAATAGCTTTTGTAGCTTGGCTGCTGTCTCCATACACAAAAGGCTCCAGCCTCCTGTACAGGAAATTTGTTCATCCAACACtgtcttcaaaagaaaag GAGATCGATGACTGCCTCGTCCAGGCAAAAGACCGGAGCTATGATGCCCTTGTGCACTTTGGGAAGCGGGGGCTGAACGTCGCAGCCACGGCAGCCGTCATGGCAGCTTCAAAG GTCTCTCAGCTACTTCATTTACACTTGTATTTGGACCAGGAAAAACGGCAG GGACAGGGGGCCCTGTCTGAAAGATTGAGGAGCTTTAGCATGCAGGATCTCTCGACGATTCgtggagacagcagcagcactgttcCTACTTCAGTCACTGTACGAACAAGTAGCAAACAGAGCCAGCCAAAAACATCCAGAAGTGCATCAGAAGGCACTGGCAGCTCAG GTGCTTCCACCCCCACCCATTTCCCTGCATCCTCGATCCATACCAGTCTATTACAGTTCTCTGCAAGTGCAGCTCTCGGAGTCACTGCCTGA
- the REEP1 gene encoding receptor expression-enhancing protein 1 isoform X10, producing the protein MVSWIISRLVVLIFGTLYPAYYSYKAVKSKDIKEYVKWMMYWIIFALFTTAETFTDIFLCWFPFYYELKIAFVAWLLSPYTKGSSLLYRKFVHPTLSSKEKEIDDCLVQAKDRSYDALVHFGKRGLNVAATAAVMAASKVSQLLHLHLYLDQEKRQGQGALSERLRSFSMQDLSTIRGDSSSTVPTSVTVRTSSKQSQPKTSRSASEGTGSSGTA; encoded by the exons gcttaTATTTGGCACTCTTTACCCCGCATATTATTCTTACAAAGCCGTGAAATCAAAGGACATCAAAGAATAT GTCAAATGGATGATGTACTGGATCATATTTGCGCTCTTCACGACAGCAGAGACTTTCACGGATATCTTTCTTTGCTG gttTCCATTCTACTATGAACTCAAAATAGCTTTTGTAGCTTGGCTGCTGTCTCCATACACAAAAGGCTCCAGCCTCCTGTACAGGAAATTTGTTCATCCAACACtgtcttcaaaagaaaag GAGATCGATGACTGCCTCGTCCAGGCAAAAGACCGGAGCTATGATGCCCTTGTGCACTTTGGGAAGCGGGGGCTGAACGTCGCAGCCACGGCAGCCGTCATGGCAGCTTCAAAG GTCTCTCAGCTACTTCATTTACACTTGTATTTGGACCAGGAAAAACGGCAG GGACAGGGGGCCCTGTCTGAAAGATTGAGGAGCTTTAGCATGCAGGATCTCTCGACGATTCgtggagacagcagcagcactgttcCTACTTCAGTCACTGTACGAACAAGTAGCAAACAGAGCCAGCCAAAAACATCCAGAAGTGCATCAGAAGGCACTGGCAGCTCAG
- the REEP1 gene encoding receptor expression-enhancing protein 1 isoform X9, whose product MVSWIISRLVVLIFGTLYPAYYSYKAVKSKDIKEYVKWMMYWIIFALFTTAETFTDIFLCWFPFYYELKIAFVAWLLSPYTKGSSLLYRKFVHPTLSSKEKEIDDCLVQAKDRSYDALVHFGKRGLNVAATAAVMAASKVSQLLHLHLYLDQEKRQGQGALSERLRSFSMQDLSTIRGDSSSTVPTSVTVRTSSKQSQPKTSRSASEGTGSSGTRS is encoded by the exons gcttaTATTTGGCACTCTTTACCCCGCATATTATTCTTACAAAGCCGTGAAATCAAAGGACATCAAAGAATAT GTCAAATGGATGATGTACTGGATCATATTTGCGCTCTTCACGACAGCAGAGACTTTCACGGATATCTTTCTTTGCTG gttTCCATTCTACTATGAACTCAAAATAGCTTTTGTAGCTTGGCTGCTGTCTCCATACACAAAAGGCTCCAGCCTCCTGTACAGGAAATTTGTTCATCCAACACtgtcttcaaaagaaaag GAGATCGATGACTGCCTCGTCCAGGCAAAAGACCGGAGCTATGATGCCCTTGTGCACTTTGGGAAGCGGGGGCTGAACGTCGCAGCCACGGCAGCCGTCATGGCAGCTTCAAAG GTCTCTCAGCTACTTCATTTACACTTGTATTTGGACCAGGAAAAACGGCAG GGACAGGGGGCCCTGTCTGAAAGATTGAGGAGCTTTAGCATGCAGGATCTCTCGACGATTCgtggagacagcagcagcactgttcCTACTTCAGTCACTGTACGAACAAGTAGCAAACAGAGCCAGCCAAAAACATCCAGAAGTGCATCAGAAGGCACTGGCAGCTCAG